TTTTTTTTTGTCGAGCTTCTCGATCAGTCATTATTCCTTGCGAAGTAGAAAGGATTGCAATCCCCATTGCACCTAAAACTTTAGGGATCTCTCGAGAATTAGAATAGATTCTCAAACCAGGTTTGCTAATACGCTTTGAAGCGGTTATATATCTCTTTTGCGTCCTTCCCCTAGATTttgaagttaaaacaaaaaaagatttTTTACCTTCTCGATGTTTCCTAACATCCTCTATAAAACCTTCTCGTAGAAGAATCCTTGTGATGTTCTTGGTAATAATAGTAGCTGCTACTCGAACTGTATTTTTTTTTACCATATCAACATTTCTTATATAAGTCATTAGATTAGCAATAGTATCATTACCCATGGCGAACTAATTCTTAAGAATTTACAGGCTCAatataaaggcatttttatctttTTTTAGGAATATGCCTGACATTACTTCTACATAATTTATCAGTATTTATAATACTTCAGGAGCCAATGAGATTATTTTGGTGAAATTCAATTCTCTTAATTCCTCAGTAACTGAACCAAAAACTCGAGTTCCTCTTGGATTTCCTTTCTGATCAATGACAACTGCTGCATTGTCATCAGATCGTATTATCATTCCATCACTACGTTTAAGTTCTTTACACGTACATATAACTACGGCTCTAACTACCTCTGATTCTTCTAGAGGCATATTAGGTGCTACTTCTTTAATTATAACGATGATAATATCGCCGATATTAGCGGTGTTACGATTACCTGCTCCTAGCACTCGAATACACATTAATTTTCGGGCTCCACTGTTGTCTGCTACATTCAAGTAAGTTTGGGACTGAATCATATTTCCTCCAAAAGAATTGTTAACTTGGCAGAAAAAAGTACTTCATATTAAACTACCCATTGATAAGCACCTCAAGTTTATTAAACCATTGCCTACTTGCCCTTTTTGTACCAAAATGGAGTCTATAAAACATGCTTTTTGGACATGTTCCCATGCTCAAAAGTTGTAGCTTTCACTTTTCACTTCCCTCCCGCTCTTTTCCCTCGTCTTTAGTCTTGGAAAACAACTCTTCTTGGCTTTTTCATCCTTTGATATTATAGCTTTCACTTTTCACTTCCCTCCTGCTCTTTTCCCTCATCGTTAGTCTTGGAAAACAACTCTTCTTGGTGCTTTTTCATCCTTTGATATTATCTCTCACACCTGTAGGCATCTGATTATTAATTTTATCTGAAAATTGTGTTGTTTTGTTGTCTTTTCTAACTCTGTCCTCCCTCTTCAGATTGAACTCCAAAAGCTTTGTGCCATTCTCTCTCTTTAGATTACTAATCTACCAACCAACCGATGCAACATCTCATTGTAAGGGAAAAGGCAAGATGATCTTTTGCAACTTCAAGACCTTCTCAAAAGACAACGAGAGTGGAAACAATTTTTCTGATTCTACAAAGCAGATTAGAGAACTATCATTCAGCAAGCTTTTCTATCTTATGAAAAGGGAAATACATGAGACAGGTGATGATGAAGAGGTTCTCATACAGTTTGCTAAAGACCACAGTGACTTTATTTCAGCTTCTGAGATGAAATGTAATGATAACTTGAATTGACCATGTTCTTGACTGATGTTGCTGTTCTTACAGCTCGCTGATTTTATTTTGTAATCGCTATCTTAGCAGTGCTTTTGGTTGATGTTGCTGTTGTAGCTGCTGTTACAGCTGTATTTCATTTTCCTAGCATCTATTTGTAATTCTTACTTGCTTTTTCCAAAATATCAAACTGGGATGAGACATTCATGATGTCAAGCTGCTTTTATCAATCTTATATGTTCATTTAAAATGGCCATCAAGTACAAAAACGCCCATTTCCAAGCACATGCTATCTCCATCGAAGAATGCAGACAAGCAATTCTAGGTGAGAAAAGCGGTGAGGTCAAAGAAGATTCATATGCGCACATTACTTGCTGTGACCGAAATCTTATCAGAATTGAATTAAATATCGGATCTTTACTCTAACCTTCTACATGCGTCGACGCGATTTAATCGGAGCCGCTGAGATCTTTCTGGCGGTCATTAAACGTTTAAAAAATGATTTTGCACCGTAGATTCTTAACTGCTACTTGAATAAACCTCGATGTTTTCCAGCCTTGAAGATCTTCGGCATGTGCTCTTTCAGCATTGGGACTGTCAAATTGGAATAAAATACCGACCTGATGGCCCAGCCAGAAATTTAGCTTAGTTTATCATCCAGAGAAGCTTGAAATGTATTAATTTATCATCCAGAGAATCTTGAAATGTATTAAAGATGAAATCATTGTACTTTAGACTGCCTTCATTTCATCTCATTTCTACGTGGAACACGATACAAAACTCTATTTGTAGATTGCCGTTAAAGGAAAGGTTAAGCTTTTACTTGTCCACTGTAGAGATGGACAGTCTCAGTCAGTGATTTTTAATGAAAATAACAGTCGGATCTCGTGGACATCTTTAAATTTCTTCCACTTCATCTCATTTCTGCCTTTTATCTTCTGTGTTTTATCTGCGTCAAAGCAAAATGGTTCATGTTAATAAAAAGCGTACTATATTTCCAGCCACTCCATCTGAAGCTCAATACATTAAGCTGTTGTGCTTAGATTTACAAATGTTGTTCGTCAACTACATTCAAAGAGGCCTCCTCTATCAAATTCTTGCAGCCGACTTCTCCTCTCATGTAGAACGTCTGGCCGAAGCACTATCCGAAATATTGGTAAAATTCTATCCTTTGGCTGGCCGGCTAACAACTAATCCTCTGGATGGCGGTATTTACATCCTCTGTAACGACTCCGGCATAGATTTCATCGAAGCCAAGGCAGAGGACCTAAGCATTGCAGATCTGACCACAACAGAAGTTACGCCAGTTGTCGAAGAACTATTTGCGCTCAAAGGAGCCCTCAATTTTGAAGGCCATCGCCTTCTGTTGCTTGTAGTGCAGGTAAATCAATGTGTATATTTTCTGGTTTGGAAATAATctggaattttaaaatttgaagctGAAATTCTCTGTATAATGTTGCTTAGGCTTTCAGTAATCGTTTAATATGAAATTTGCAGGTAACTTGGCTGAAAGACGGGGTTGTCATGTGTTGCACGCTCAACCATGCCATAGCCGACGGAACTTCGCTCTGGAATTTCTTGAACTCGTGGTCAAATCTCTGCAAAACAAATGGCAATAAAATTCCTGTTAATCCTGTCTACGACCGTTCTCTTCTAGAGCCTCCTGGATCTGCAGTTAGACTTGGTTTTGACCCTGACGATCACGTCCAGCGCTTTGGCCCACCTCCGCTGCGAGTAAAAATATTCCATTTCAGCGCCCACATGATCAGCCACTTAAAGGAGCGGGCCAACCAGGATTCATCCTTTACGATCTCTTCCTTCCAGGCGTTTTGCGCACACGTGTGGCGGGCAGTCACACGGGCACGGAGGCTCTGCCCGGATGAACTCACGACATTTCGTGTTGTTAATTACTGGTAGCTTGGACAActgttcgtccttacccagaaataacagcattagttatgggtagttttggacagctgttcgtcctaacctagaattagaaaatggttgtttttgtcaaacaagtgttgttaggataataacaattgttatttaatagtggctctttttaggtgacacctcatagccaaaattaggtattggttaattgagttgtcttaatctcaactgttggtttgaattaatctcgaccgttggttttccaatagagtagtataaaaaggggtcatgggtcatttggaaaataagaagtcttgagaagaatttgcagtgatagcaaatagtcttgcagtgttagcaagaggcgcagtgatagcgttgatatagcagtggaggatatcagcaggagatattaggagtttgtcggagttctgccagtaagaggcaaggaattcttttgtaattcttatattgctgaagatgtccaaaaatattgtgtccttgtgttgcttatttctttccatatttttagtgaagttgcagttgtgttatttttcgatattcagctgtaaaATTATTTTCagtagttaaataatttttatgagatatgagattaataatcagtgactgcaatagaatttctacatggtatcagagctttgttgagggtagaaaaggtttaccctaagcaaaggaaagaaatttgagtttgacctctttcgagttattgttttcctttatttctttgagatggcctcagcaggtttgagagatcaggacagattggatggtgcctcaaattttggtgtctggaaagccagaatttctttattgctggaagagaatggtatcaaggaatatgttaccagtactgtagttgtacctacagatccagtacaacttgtagcatacaagaaggatgatgccaaggcgaggaggataatccttgatggtgttaaGGACCATGTTGTTCCACATATCGCAAAGTTAGATACAACGAAGAAGATGTGGGACGCCATTCTGAATttgtaccagaatgctaccactaattggaagctgattctcagagaaaaattaaggaatacccggatgaacaagggagaagatgttacaagttacctcaccaggcttagacttgtcaaggacgAGTTAGCAGTTGTTGGAGATAAGCCAAATGAAGACGAGCTAgtaagaatagccctaaatgggttttctaagcagtgggatgtctttgttcaagttattaatggacgagacaccttaccaagttgggatcgactttggagtgatttcactcaggaggagcttagactaagccttgttaatggagccaacaataagagtcagaaaagtgaggtagaacaagaaaatgttgccctagcgggaaaggggaaaacaaagaagggatctagcaaaggagcaaattcacaaattgaaaagaagaaaaggacctatctaaggtcaagtgctttggttgtcacgagtttggccactatgtcagcgattgcccacaaaggaagaaagataagaagggaaagaaccaagcggcagcttcagcaagtgcagaggagctctctagtagattggaggatgagtttgcactcatagcctgtatgattagctcaacctcacagagtgtctggtatatagacagtggggcgtcatttcatatgacaggagttcgagagtacttctccagctacaaggaggagagcaccagaatccagatctctatggggaacttgtccaagctcaactcagttgggaaagggactgttcagcttcagagggagaatggaaaggtaattcctcttcatgatgtgttgcttgtgccaggcttaggtatgaatttggtttctgtatctgtcctttaggataaagggtataatgttctctttaaagggatgcatgttttgattaagcataaagatTCGAAATCACCCgtatctattggagttaggagtggtcgcctttataggttgcagtttgatactcctaaggcactcatgagcagcagtaaccctagagatcttggagagctatggcataggaggatgggccatattcatcatggagcacttagattGCTTCGTGAGACGGTGATAGGTGATCCAGAGGTGAGCACaaagcatgatgatgtatgtaagggatgtgtgttgggaaagtttgcaaaagcatcttttccaaggagtgacaccagatctacgggtgttcttgatctagtacattcagatgtatgtggaccaatgtcgacaaagtctctcagaggatatgagtattatgttacctttattgatgatttctctaagaagacctggatatacttcttgaagaccaaggatgaggttttcaatcgcttccaagagttcaaggctcttgtggagaactcaacaggaaggaagataaaggttcttcggtcagacaatggaggcgagtacaaaggaaatgacttccaggatttctgtaccagagaaggaatcaagagagagtggactgttccttacaatccacagcagaatggagttgctgagaggaagaaccaTTCTATTTcggaggcagcaagggctatgctacatgaccagGACATGCCCCGCTACTTATGGGCAGAAGCGTGTAGTACAGAGGTCTACATTCAGAATAGGGTTCCACACAAGGTACTAGGGAAAATGACACCAGAGGAGGCTTTCAcggggaagaagccagatgttggtcacttcaggatatttgggagtttggcatattgccttattcctggagacacacgtaccaagttagatcagactacagagaaggggtactttgttgggtatagtgaaacttcaaaggcatataggatgttcattccagggaccagaagaattattgtcagacgtgatgtcaagttcatggaggacaaggcgttTAGAAGATCCAGAGATTTGCTAGCAGATGATCAGAGTGAGCAGCCAACGAAAGCTCCAAGTCCAAGTCAAGGACAACAAAGctcaagtacagttactagtacaagcatagactcaggtagtgaagattcacagagtatggagcaactggtgcaacaggatatgcatctagatgatatagaggttgatatttcatcctctacagttggtagtaggaaccatgaggttcaagacatacaaagggatacttaggagtctgtgggagctcctaggaagagtacaagacagaggagacaaccagccaagttcaatgactatgtggcattagtcagccagttggtagatagtgaaccttccagCTGTCAGGAAGCTGCAAAGCATCAGGTATGGCGAGATGCTGTGGCTGAGGAATATAACTCAATAATGCAGAATGATgtatgggaggtagtgcctagaccaactgATAGAGCAATAGTTGGATCACGCTGGATCTTCAAGATaaagcatggtgcagatggtagcatcgagaaatataaggcgaggtttgtggccaaggggttctctcagaaggagggaatagactatgaggagacatttgctcctgtggccaggtatacttctatacgagctgtaatctcatttgcagcacagatgggatggcagatccatcaaatggatgtcaagacagcattccttaatggagaattgaaggaggaggtatacatagaacaaccagaaggctttgtagcacacagcAAAGAGACCCAcatgtgcagattaaagaaagccttatacggactcaagcaggctcccagagtGTGGTATGAGCGTATTGATAcatacttgcaggaaatgggctttgtgaagagtgaggctgatgcgaacctctactacttggtggttgggggtgagattctcatttttgttctatatgtggatgacttgtttcttactggtgcgctagggctcatagaggattgcaagagggaccttgcagaagagtttgagatgaagaatttgggacttatgcactactttctaggcatggaggtgtggcagactgatgaagagattttccttggtcaagggaaatattgcattgaaatcttgaagagattcgagatggaagattgcaaagccatgtctacacccatgatcactaattggaggaaggtagatgcaTCCAAGGAAAAGGATGTTGATCCCACCCTATACAGGCAGCTGATTGGTtcgctcatgtatttggtcaacaccaggccagatatagcctttgcagtaaactctcttagtcagttcatggtagagccaaagagagtgcattTGACGGCGGCTAAGCATGTGTTGCGTTATCTTCATGGTACAGTTGAGTACGGGATCAGATATGTTCGAGGTGAAGGTATCaagttgataggctatactgatgcagattgggtaggcagtacaacggacaaaaggagtacttcaggatgttgtttcagccTGGGATCAGGAGTTGTTTCTTGGTTCAGCAGGAAGCAAAAATCTGTGGCCTTGAGTTCATCAGAAGCAGAATACATAGTAGCCAGCATGGCGacgtgtgaagctatatggcttcggaagttgctagtagccttgtttggtcagaaggttgagactacggtgatacactgcgacaatcagagttgcatcaagttgactgagaatctAGTGTTTCACGATagatcgaaacatatagacatcaggtatcacttcatcagggattgtGTACAGATGGGGATTGTTCAGCTATagtacatacctacagaggagcaggtagcagacattctgacaaaggcattggggaaggcaaaattcatcttcttcagagataagatgggtgtcgtgcaaaacagcttcctcgctaagagggagtgttaattatgggtagcttggacaacTGTTCGTCCTTACCTAGAAATAAtagcattagttatgggtagttttggacagctgttcgtcttgacctagaattagaaaatggttgtttttgtcaaacaagtgttgttaggataataacaattgttatttaatagtggctctttttaggtgacacctgaTAGCCAAAATTAGGTATTGGttaattgagttgtcttaatctcagccgttggtttgaattaatctcggccgttggttttccaatagagtagtataaaaaggggtcatgggtcatttggaaaataagaagtcttgagaagaatttgcagtgatagcaaatagtcttgcagtgttagcaagaggcgcagtgatagcattgatatagcagtggaggatatcagcaggagatattaggagtttgtcggagttctgccagtaagaggcaaggaattcttttgtaattcttatattgctgaagattaatatattttccatctgtagaactggttttcccttaggggtttttccagggacgattgtccaaaaatattgtgtccttgtgttgcttatttctttccgtatttttagtgaagttgcagttgtgttatttttcgatattcagctgtaaatttattttcagcagttaaataatttttatgagataggagattaataatcagtgactgcaatagaatttctacacgTGTTTCTGTCAATTGTCGACATCGGCTTCTTCCTCCGCTGCCCAACTCTTACTTTGGTAATGGGATTCAGGGCATACGCGTGACCGCCACATTTGGGGAGCTTAACAGTTTGCCTCTTTCCTTCCCGGCGGGTTTGTTGAACGGTCTAATTGCAGGTCATATGGACGGGGTTATTAGGGAAAGGATTGTTAAGTGGTATAAGGAGCCGATGGTGTATAAGCTGGATGAGTTTGAAAAGAACTGTTTGATGATGGGGAGTTCTCCACGGTTTGAGATGTATGAGAATGATTTTGGGTGGGGGACGACCCGTGGTGGTTAGGGGTGGGACCGCCAACCATTTTGACGGGAAGATGTCTGCTCATCCTGGCCGAAAAGGTGGAGGAAGTGTTGAATTAGAAATTTGCCTTCCTCCGCCTGTAATGAGTGCTTTGGAAAGCGATGCGGACTTTATATGTCCCCCATTCTTAATTTAATATAGACCATTTCATATCATATGGTTTCTTCCTTATTATGTTGAAATTATTTTGTTGATGGACATATATTAGTTTTTGTGCCTTAGAGACTCGTATTTTCCTTTGAAGGATTCCCTAAGGCATATAAGTGTCTAGGTTACTTTTGTCCGTTTGTTTCTTTGCTCTTGTATGGATTAAGCATATCATTTTATAGGGTTAATGTAGGAAATCGTCTAATGTTTTTATGTCAAAGATGTTTTCTATTTGAAGTGAACAATCTATTTTTTAAAATCAATGGTTAAGAATTCACAAGCGTCAGTGCAAGATGATTAAAATTAGTTGTGTCATATATTATATTTTCTCCTTTTGCTAGGTTACAAGCAAGGTGTGAAGAACATGAGGGGTGCCATCTCATGGTGGAAACAACCATACATGTTTGATTTGGTAGAGTTTCTTATACTCGTCAAAACTTTGACATTCGTACGCAAATCAATCTACATTgtctatatacaaaaatataagttATGGTTAGCCTACGTGCTTCAATTTAGATGCCATCAAACGAAAGGTAAGTGATAGGGACCGAAGTATTATTACATTAATGACTATCATGGTTACCAAATGAAACTTGCATCACCAAATCTATGtcaaaatgataattttgagatgGAATCAAATTCATTTTAGTGTAGAATTATTCCATAGAAA
This genomic stretch from Cryptomeria japonica chromosome 8, Sugi_1.0, whole genome shotgun sequence harbors:
- the LOC131054672 gene encoding large ribosomal subunit protein uL14c-like, whose product is MIQSQTYLNVADNSGARKLMCIRVLGAGNRNTANIGDIIIVIIKEVAPNMPLEESEVVRAVVICTCKELKRSDGMIIRSDDNAAVVIDQKGNPRGTRVFGSVTEELRELNFTKIISLAPEVL